TTCCCATTTGAGGTTCAATGTCTGTGCTGAAGTAATGGTCACTTTATCTCCATCAACAGCTTTAATAAATACAGGTACTTCAGGTGTCCCACTATCATCACTTCCTATTTTGATAGGTTTCTCGAGTCTATATACTCCTTCATGAATCCAGATATAAGATCCTTTAGAAGGATACTTCTTACTCTCTCGAAGAATATCAATCGCTTTTTGAATAGAACGTACAGGATGTTTTAGGGTCCCATTATGACTGTCATTACCTTTTAATGACACATGAATATCTTTGGCAAATGTAGTTGTAACGACGATGCATAACAAAGTAGAAATTAGCATACACTGCCTTGTAAATAATTTCAACATATTAATTTGATTGGGTTTAATTAATTTAACTTGTGAGATTTATTAACGGAATTATCATTTAAAGGTCAATCATTCCAATGATCCTTTATAGATTTTTCAATAAGAGGGTATCTTTTATCCTTCTCATTTAGATCTGTTCTTAACTTCACTAACCGTTGTTTTAATTCGATAATGATATCGCTGTATGCTGGATTTTTATAGCGATTATCCATTTCGCATGGATCTTCTTTGAGGTCATAAAATTCCCATGCAACAGGAGTATTCATCTGGGCTAAGCTCTCTTTCTTCGATCGTGATCCCCTTTTTTGTGATTTATAATTTTGTCCATAGAATAGAATCAACTTATATCGTTTAGTTCTTATCCCAAAATGGGCAGGGTTACAATGATTGTGTGCCATATGCATCCAATAACGATAGTAAGTTTCTTGTTGCCATCCTTCTGGCTCTTCTCCTGTTTCAAGGATATATTTAAAACTGTGTCCTTGCATCTTCGAAGGGACACTACCTCCTGCTAGCTCAATGATTGTTGGAGCAAAATCAGTATTGTTAATGATTGCTTGAGTTTTGGTGTTTGGTTTGATCATTTTTGGATAACGCACTAAAAATGGCATTCTCATAGACTCTTCGTAAATCCATCTTTTATCTATATAATCATGCTCACCTAAATTAAATCCTTGATCTCCAGTATAGATGATGATCGTTTTTTCCATTAAATCATGTTTTTCTAGATAATCAAAGATTCTCTTTACATTATCATCTACTCCTTTCACGCAACGTAGATATCGTTTCAAATACTCCTGATATGCTTCATGTTTGTATTCTATATCAGATAAGGATTTATCGATATCCATGTGTTGTCCCATATTTCGAACAATATTTCGACGTCCAACACTTGATCCTATGATGTCTATTAAAGAGTCGTTGATCCCTCGTGTAGCGATTGAACCGTGGTTTGCTTGATAGTACATACTTGCAGGTTCAGGAATGACGGTGTTTTCTAGATAGTTGTTATATTTGGGGTTAAACTCAAACATGTCATGAGGTGCCTTAAAATGGTGCATCAGAAAAAAAGGTTTATTCGGATCTCTTTTATTTTCCAACCACTCTAATGAGATATTAGTAACAATATCAGAAGAGTGTCCATTGTATTGATGCCCTCTTATAGAATCGACTTTGTGTCTATTCTTCTTGATTTGTGTTTTTTTGTAGTTGTTCTTTTCATAAAGAACAGGATCGAAGTAACTTCCTTGGTTATAGAATACATTGTAGTAATCAAAGGCTTCTGGTGCTTGATGAAGATGCCATTTGCCGACCACTGCAGTTTCGTAGCCTAGTTGATGCATTTCTTGAGCCAAATATTGTCTTTTAATAGGTAATTTTCCTGCTAAATCGAGGACCCCATTGGTTTGACTGTATTGACCTGTCATAATACATGCTCGAGATGGAGTACAGATAGAGTTCGTACAAAATGCATTCTTGAACAATATGCCTTCTTTTGCTAATCTATCTATCGTTGGTGTTGGGTTCAAAGGTGCAAGCCTGCTCTGATACGCCCCAATAGCTTGGCTTGTATGGTCATCCGACATGATAAATAGAATATTCGGACGCTGCTTCTTTTTTTTACAGAATGCTCCGAAAGAGAGGAGCAAAAGAGCGATAAGAATAGTCGACTTCTTTCTTGTATTCATCCTACACGTTATATTGGTTTGCGCAACGCAATATAGGTGTAGATTCGCTGTTATTTTGTTGTTTTTATTACAAAATGTAACACATTTCCTTAATTGTCAGGTTTATAATGATTTTTGTAATTAAAGTGTCAATAAGAGTTTTGGATGAGAGTAGATATTTCTCTAAGTTGAGTTTTATATGCCTTATATTTAGATATCTTGTAGATTTGGGATAGCAGTGTGTATCTTGTCCAAAGAGTATATATAGGACCTGATTCATAGGATTGAGTGATGGACTAAATATAAGAAGAGAGTATAATAATAAGAAGGAACGTTTAAATAAGACCTAAATGTTATTTATAAAAATAAAAAGAATGCCTCAGCGAGACATTCTTTTTTTAAGCTTATAATAGGTTTCCTATCTTAAGGGTGATAAAAGCAGTTCGTGGAAGTGCAGGACCATAAATGTATCC
The Prolixibacteraceae bacterium DNA segment above includes these coding regions:
- a CDS encoding sulfatase yields the protein MNTRKKSTILIALLLLSFGAFCKKKKQRPNILFIMSDDHTSQAIGAYQSRLAPLNPTPTIDRLAKEGILFKNAFCTNSICTPSRACIMTGQYSQTNGVLDLAGKLPIKRQYLAQEMHQLGYETAVVGKWHLHQAPEAFDYYNVFYNQGSYFDPVLYEKNNYKKTQIKKNRHKVDSIRGHQYNGHSSDIVTNISLEWLENKRDPNKPFFLMHHFKAPHDMFEFNPKYNNYLENTVIPEPASMYYQANHGSIATRGINDSLIDIIGSSVGRRNIVRNMGQHMDIDKSLSDIEYKHEAYQEYLKRYLRCVKGVDDNVKRIFDYLEKHDLMEKTIIIYTGDQGFNLGEHDYIDKRWIYEESMRMPFLVRYPKMIKPNTKTQAIINNTDFAPTIIELAGGSVPSKMQGHSFKYILETGEEPEGWQQETYYRYWMHMAHNHCNPAHFGIRTKRYKLILFYGQNYKSQKRGSRSKKESLAQMNTPVAWEFYDLKEDPCEMDNRYKNPAYSDIIIELKQRLVKLRTDLNEKDKRYPLIEKSIKDHWND